The sequence TCCGTATTTCCACCATATTGATCAGCTCTTTGATTAAAATATGGATTCATGAATCTTGCCAGATAAAAATTATTTCCCATATTAATCTGAATTCCGTCAAAACCTGCAAATGAGAATTTTTTAGCAGCCATTATAACTTCTGCCTGTAATTTCCTTATACCCTGCAGAGTAATATCATTGGCTTCTACTTTTTGATTTTCGCCGTCATCATAATAAAAGAATGCGAGTTGGCCCAAAATTGGAACATTATATTTATGAACAATATCGCTAACCATCCGATAGTCTTTAATAAATCTGCCATAGTTCAGATTAGTGGAATACGGGAAAAATCTATCCTTATAGTCAAGTGCAAAAATTTCAGATACAATTAAACCGGCACCACTGCAGGCAATTTTTTCGTATCGCTCATAAACTTCAGGTGTTAAAAATCCTCCTTCAGCTGTTTCAGTTTCCCAAGTTCCAGTTCTAACAATACGGCTGTTAAGTTTTAAATCTCCAAGTTGAACTTCATCAAAAATATCCTTCATAATATCACAACTAAATTAGTATATTATTTTAGTATTATTTAAAACAGCAAGATGAAAATGCCAAAAACGCATGTTTAGTCGAATGAAAATGCAAAATTATATTACATTGAAAATTTAAATTAAATGTAACTAAGTTAAATGGAGGGAAACTTATGGCAAATGCAATTCTTGCAGCAATACTATCCTTGTTTATCCCAGGTTTAGGTCAAGCTTATGCTGGCGATATCAAAAAAGGAGCAATCTTCTTCGTGATTGCTATTGTATTAGGTATGCTCACAGCATATGTTCTAGGAGGATTTGGATACATCATAAGCTTTATTTATGCTGTGTATGTTGCTTACGACGCTTACCAAATGGTTCAATAAAAAAAATTTTAAATATTTTTATTTTTTATTTTTTTAAAAATAGCCTTATTTTTGTTTGATTTTAAAAAAAAGTAGAAAAAGGGTAATTTATTCAATTACCATTAAAGTATCACCTGCACTGACTGCATCACCAGGCTCTACAAAGATTTCTTTTACAACACCATCCACTTCAGATTGAATATCATTTTCCATCTTCATAGCTTCAATGACACAGATAGTGGATCCTTTTGTGACCTTATCCCCAACATTAACATTGAGCTTAATTACCATGCCCTGCATTGAAGAAGCAACTCCACCTTCGACAGGATGGAAATTGCCGTTGCTGGCTTCCTCAATTTCCATAAATCCGGTAGGCATGATTTTAACTTCAAACATGTCCCCGTCAACTTCAACATTATACTGAGTTGGAATTCCAATAGTTTCATCTTCACTAAGTGAATGAGGGGGTTTGATTTCTTCTTCAACAGCTTCTCCTTTAAGGAATTTAGGAGCAATTGGAGGATATAATGCATAAGTTAAAGCGTCTTCGTCTGTTTTGACAAATCCTTTCTCCATTCCTTCAGCTTTGAACTTTTCAAATTCAGGTTCAAGCAAATCAGCAGGCCTGCATGTGATAACCTCCTCATCACCAATGATTTTTTTAGAAATTTCCGGATCAACAGGCGCAGGAGGTTTACCGTACATTCCTTTCATATATTCCTTAACCTCATTGGATACAGTTTTGTATCTTTCCCCACCCAAAACATTCATTACAGATTGAATACCTACAATCTGACTTGTTGGAGTTACAAGAGGAGGATAGCCCATATCTTTTCTAACACGAGGCATTTCATCTAAAACATCATTGTATCTGTCAAGCGCATTTTGTTCCTTAAGTTGGGAAATGAGATTTGAAAGCATTCCGCCAGGAATCTGATATAATAACACATCAGCATCAATACTTGTTGAAATAGGATCTAAAATACCCAAATATTTCTCTTTAATATCATTAAAGTATTTTTTAATATGAGTTAATAATTTTAAGTCAAGGCCTGTGTCAAATTCTGTACCTTTTAGAGCTGCAACCATACTTTCGGTAGGTGGCTGACTTGTTCCCCATGCAAGAGGTGACATGGCAGTATCCAAAATATCTACTCCTGCCTGACATGCCGCATAATAACTAATAGGAGTCATACCACTAGTACAGTGACAGTGCAAATCTACAAGCAAACCTGTTTCTTCTTTTAATTTTGATACCAATTCATAAGCATCTGTAGGAGTTATCAGCCCAGCCATATCCTTAATGGTTACTGAATCACAATCCAATGCTTCAAGTTCTTTAGCCAACTCAACAAAGTCATTGTTACTGTGAACAGGACTTATAGTGTAACTAATAGTACCTTGCACATGAGCCCCCTGATCTTTAGCTACTTTGATAGCTGTCTCCATATTCCTAACATCGTTTAAAGCATCGAAAACCCTGAAAACGTCAACACCATTTTCATAGGATTTTTCTACAAATTTTGTTACAATATCATCAGGATAATGTTTATAACCTACTAAATTTTGCCCTCTTAAAAGCATTTGAATAGGAGTTTTTTTAAATGCTGATTTTAATTGTCTTAGTCTTTCCCACGGGTCTTCATTTAAATATCTGATACAAGTATCAAAAGTAGCTCCACCCCAAGCCTCTACTGAAAAAAATCCTACTTTATCCATTTCTTCAGAAATAGGAATCATGTCCCTAGTTCTCATCCTAGTTGCAAGTAGAGATTGGTGAGCATCACGAAGCACTGTTTCTGTAAATCTTACTTTTGCCATTAATCGACACCTCTTCAATAGTTATTAATAAATAATCCTAGAATATCCAACTATAATATATGTTTATAATATTATATAAGAATATGCAAAAAATAATAATT comes from Methanobrevibacter sp. and encodes:
- a CDS encoding tRNA-dihydrouridine synthase, which codes for MKDIFDEVQLGDLKLNSRIVRTGTWETETAEGGFLTPEVYERYEKIACSGAGLIVSEIFALDYKDRFFPYSTNLNYGRFIKDYRMVSDIVHKYNVPILGQLAFFYYDDGENQKVEANDITLQGIRKLQAEVIMAAKKFSFAGFDGIQINMGNNFYLARFMNPYFNQRADQYGGNTENRVRISSEIIKVIKKTMDMHVSCRINPWDVRKGGISSDESIAIACELENAGADSIQLTARTISQIYDDGVKHPFLVYVDDLIDAVDIPVVLGGSLRDMASINDVLNNSKAEFLSMSKPFVAQPDFLADWKENGEGVAICQSCNNCYSKKTSTCFKH
- the oadA gene encoding sodium-extruding oxaloacetate decarboxylase subunit alpha gives rise to the protein MAKVRFTETVLRDAHQSLLATRMRTRDMIPISEEMDKVGFFSVEAWGGATFDTCIRYLNEDPWERLRQLKSAFKKTPIQMLLRGQNLVGYKHYPDDIVTKFVEKSYENGVDVFRVFDALNDVRNMETAIKVAKDQGAHVQGTISYTISPVHSNNDFVELAKELEALDCDSVTIKDMAGLITPTDAYELVSKLKEETGLLVDLHCHCTSGMTPISYYAACQAGVDILDTAMSPLAWGTSQPPTESMVAALKGTEFDTGLDLKLLTHIKKYFNDIKEKYLGILDPISTSIDADVLLYQIPGGMLSNLISQLKEQNALDRYNDVLDEMPRVRKDMGYPPLVTPTSQIVGIQSVMNVLGGERYKTVSNEVKEYMKGMYGKPPAPVDPEISKKIIGDEEVITCRPADLLEPEFEKFKAEGMEKGFVKTDEDALTYALYPPIAPKFLKGEAVEEEIKPPHSLSEDETIGIPTQYNVEVDGDMFEVKIMPTGFMEIEEASNGNFHPVEGGVASSMQGMVIKLNVNVGDKVTKGSTICVIEAMKMENDIQSEVDGVVKEIFVEPGDAVSAGDTLMVIE